From the genome of Candidatus Methylomirabilota bacterium, one region includes:
- a CDS encoding YhjD/YihY/BrkB family envelope integrity protein, translating into MSGFQRSQGFLRAGAVAYYTLLAIVPPAAVTEQVASFLAHREVVGIVGLVALVFFSSTQHRRCLVSVLLPYLSMMLIGVGLLLITVISSALHAVRAVHVFGHAWPPAGLSGAVLHLLGVVGLALLPTAFYMVLPVGQIRFGHALAGGVTATVLWEVTRRATVWYFAKLSMVNVIYGAMAAVIVVLLPLEAGAVILLFGARSSPR; encoded by the coding sequence GTGTCCGGCTTCCAGCGAAGCCAGGGATTTCTGCGGGCCGGCGCGGTCGCTTACTACACGCTGCTGGCGATCGTGCCGCCTGCCGCCGTGACCGAGCAGGTCGCCAGCTTCCTGGCCCACCGCGAGGTGGTCGGAATCGTCGGGCTGGTGGCGCTCGTCTTCTTCAGCTCGACGCAGCACCGGCGCTGCCTCGTGTCGGTACTGCTCCCGTATCTCTCCATGATGCTCATCGGCGTGGGCCTCCTGCTGATCACGGTGATCAGCAGCGCGCTCCACGCGGTGCGTGCGGTGCATGTCTTCGGGCATGCGTGGCCCCCGGCGGGTCTGTCCGGCGCCGTGCTCCACCTGCTTGGCGTCGTGGGGCTGGCCCTGCTCCCGACCGCTTTCTACATGGTGCTGCCGGTGGGGCAGATTCGCTTCGGGCACGCCCTGGCCGGGGGCGTCACCGCGACCGTGCTCTGGGAGGTGACCCGACGCGCCACGGTGTGGTACTTCGCCAAGCTATCGATGGTCAACGTGATCTACGGGGCGATGGCCGCTGTCATCGTCGTGCTGCTCCCCCTGGAGGCCGGCGCCGTTATCTTGCTCTTCGGCGCGAGGTCATCGCCGAGATAG
- a CDS encoding Thivi_2564 family membrane protein: MSLIGLILTLVVVGILLWLLNNYVPMDSKIKTIINVVVVIVVVVWLLQAFGVLGSLRDIRIR; this comes from the coding sequence ATGAGCCTGATCGGCCTCATCCTCACGCTGGTGGTCGTCGGGATTCTGCTCTGGCTGCTCAACAACTACGTGCCGATGGATTCGAAGATCAAGACGATCATCAACGTCGTGGTCGTCATCGTGGTCGTCGTCTGGCTGCTGCAGGCGTTCGGTGTCCTGGGCTCGCTGCGCGACATACGCATTCGGTAG